A genomic region of Desulfovibrio sp. contains the following coding sequences:
- a CDS encoding superoxide dismutase family protein, with protein MKRILLAACLAGCALAFGAQTVLAESVKVPVNKISGEGVGDAIGFVVFEDDGKGGMDIMVDVVGIPQGDHGMHVHENPSCAPAAKDGVNVAGLAAGGHYDPTHAGKHEGPGKHGHKGDLPLITADAQQNVKAKLHVTDLTTADIKGRSLMIHAGGDNYSDQPAPLGGGGARIACGVIK; from the coding sequence ATGAAACGGATCCTGTTGGCCGCTTGTCTTGCGGGTTGCGCGCTCGCATTTGGAGCGCAGACGGTATTGGCGGAAAGCGTTAAAGTTCCTGTGAACAAGATCAGCGGCGAAGGCGTTGGAGATGCCATCGGATTCGTCGTTTTTGAGGACGACGGCAAAGGCGGTATGGATATAATGGTTGATGTCGTCGGTATCCCTCAGGGTGACCACGGCATGCACGTGCATGAAAATCCTTCGTGCGCGCCCGCGGCCAAGGATGGCGTCAATGTGGCCGGTCTTGCCGCCGGGGGGCATTATGATCCCACCCACGCGGGCAAGCATGAAGGCCCCGGCAAACATGGTCACAAGGGCGATCTGCCCCTTATAACCGCCGATGCGCAGCAAAATGTGAAGGCCAAGTTGCATGTGACTGATCTGACCACAGCCGACATCAAGGGCCGCTCGCTCATGATCCATGCTGGCGGTGACAACTATTCCGACCAGCCAGCCCCTCTTGGCGGCGGGGGCGCGCGTATCGCCTGCGGTGTGATCAAGTAA
- a CDS encoding RlmE family RNA methyltransferase gives MKEYRDHYFLKAKRENYPARSVYKLKELDSKFRLLRPGQRVLDLGAAPGSWSMGAAEKVGTRGLVLACDIQSTETVFPPQVTFMQEDVFNRSAEFEAKLKELGPFDVVISDMAPRTTGTRFTDQARSLELTVEALAVACLHLKKGGSFVVKIFMGPDIQELLAPMRKAFDAVKSFKPKSSRAESKETFFVGLGFRGQAGATPTAHVPGEAAGETSHEVADDAPPGI, from the coding sequence ATGAAAGAATACCGTGATCATTATTTTCTAAAGGCCAAGCGCGAGAATTATCCCGCACGCTCGGTCTACAAGCTCAAGGAGCTGGACTCCAAGTTCCGCCTGCTGCGCCCCGGCCAGCGGGTCCTCGACCTTGGCGCCGCCCCTGGATCGTGGTCCATGGGCGCTGCGGAAAAGGTCGGTACGCGTGGACTTGTGCTCGCCTGCGACATTCAAAGCACCGAAACGGTGTTTCCGCCGCAGGTCACATTCATGCAGGAAGACGTGTTCAATCGCTCCGCCGAGTTTGAAGCAAAACTCAAGGAGCTGGGGCCGTTTGACGTTGTCATCAGCGACATGGCCCCGCGCACAACGGGCACGCGCTTTACGGATCAGGCCCGTTCGCTTGAGCTTACGGTTGAGGCATTGGCTGTAGCCTGTCTGCACCTAAAAAAGGGCGGCAGTTTTGTGGTCAAAATTTTTATGGGGCCAGATATTCAGGAGCTGCTCGCGCCCATGCGCAAGGCTTTTGATGCGGTCAAATCGTTCAAGCCCAAAAGCTCGCGGGCCGAAAGCAAGGAAACATTTTTTGTCGGCCTTGGTTTTCGTGGTCAGGCGGGCGCTACCCCAACGGCGCATGTGCCGGGCGAAGCCGCCGGAGAAACTTCACACGAAGTTGCCGACGACGCGCCGCCGGGTATATAA
- a CDS encoding YebC/PmpR family DNA-binding transcriptional regulator: protein MSGHSKWANIQHRKGRQDAKRGKIFTKAAKEIIIAAKGGGDPVGNSRLRAAIAAAKAVNLPKDKIEAAIRKGTGEDAGGDLTETFYEGYGPNGIAIMVEVATDNKNRTVAEVRHLFTKHGGAMGENGSVGWMFDRKGVIAVDKAAYPEDKIMEAALEAGADDVIDDDDVWTIHTAMADFTSVRDALEAAGIAMQEAELAMIPQNLVAVSAEVGMKVLRLMDALDDNDDVQNVYANADFPDDMPTD from the coding sequence ATGTCAGGTCACAGTAAATGGGCCAATATCCAGCACCGTAAGGGTCGCCAGGACGCCAAGCGCGGCAAGATTTTCACCAAGGCCGCCAAAGAAATCATCATCGCAGCCAAGGGCGGCGGTGACCCTGTGGGCAACTCCCGCCTGCGCGCGGCCATTGCCGCCGCCAAGGCCGTCAATCTGCCCAAGGACAAGATTGAGGCTGCCATCCGCAAGGGTACGGGTGAAGACGCAGGCGGCGACCTGACAGAAACCTTCTACGAAGGCTACGGGCCCAACGGCATCGCCATCATGGTGGAAGTTGCCACTGACAACAAAAACCGCACCGTGGCCGAAGTCCGTCACCTTTTCACCAAGCATGGCGGGGCCATGGGTGAAAACGGCAGCGTGGGCTGGATGTTTGACCGCAAGGGCGTTATCGCCGTGGACAAGGCAGCCTACCCCGAAGACAAAATTATGGAAGCCGCTCTTGAAGCCGGCGCAGACGATGTCATCGACGATGACGACGTGTGGACCATCCACACCGCCATGGCCGATTTCACCTCTGTGCGAGATGCGCTGGAAGCTGCCGGTATTGCCATGCAGGAAGCCGAGCTGGCCATGATTCCGCAGAATCTTGTGGCTGTGAGCGCCGAAGTGGGCATGAAGGTTCTGCGCCTCATGGACGCGCTGGACGACAATGACGACGTTCAGAATGTCTATGCCAACGCGGACTTCCCCGACGATATGCCCACCGACTAA
- a CDS encoding ATP-binding cassette domain-containing protein — protein MQAWDIEFRDLSVGYGEHVVLRDVNAVLPGGKVSVILGGSGCGKSTLLRHIIGLSRPQAGHVHIGGKDLFALPQKEFRRMRRNMGVLFQDGALLGALSLVQNITLPLTEHLSLPKKLVREAGLRVLRMVGLEDFADFYPNQLSGGMRKRAGLARAIVAEPRILLCDEPTSGLDPITAARMDELLLAMRRQYTDMSVVVVSHDLASLRAIADHVLVLGEGRALFSGSLAELEANDDPYLRQFLLREPGDTQAAMGEAPDPAVRQALDRWLAS, from the coding sequence ATGCAGGCATGGGACATTGAATTTCGGGATCTCAGCGTGGGCTACGGCGAACATGTGGTTCTGCGCGATGTCAATGCGGTGCTTCCGGGCGGCAAGGTTTCTGTAATTCTTGGCGGTTCCGGCTGCGGCAAGTCCACCCTGCTGCGCCATATCATCGGCCTTTCGCGCCCGCAGGCTGGCCATGTGCACATAGGCGGCAAAGACCTCTTTGCCCTGCCGCAAAAAGAATTTCGGCGCATGCGCCGCAACATGGGCGTGCTGTTTCAGGATGGCGCGCTGCTGGGCGCTCTGTCGCTGGTGCAAAACATCACCCTGCCCCTCACGGAGCATCTGAGTCTCCCCAAAAAGCTTGTTCGCGAGGCGGGCCTGCGCGTACTGCGCATGGTTGGCCTTGAAGATTTTGCCGATTTTTATCCCAACCAGCTTTCCGGCGGCATGCGCAAACGAGCGGGCCTTGCGCGGGCCATTGTGGCCGAACCGCGCATTCTGCTGTGCGATGAGCCGACCTCCGGCCTTGACCCCATTACCGCCGCCCGTATGGACGAACTGCTGCTCGCCATGCGCAGGCAATATACCGACATGTCGGTGGTTGTGGTCAGCCACGATCTTGCCAGCCTGCGGGCTATTGCCGACCATGTTCTGGTACTGGGCGAAGGCCGCGCGCTTTTTTCCGGCTCGCTGGCCGAGCTTGAAGCAAACGATGACCCGTATCTGCGACAATTTTTGTTGCGTGAACCCGGCGACACGCAGGCCGCCATGGGCGAAGCGCCCGATCCTGCGGTGCGGCAGGCCCTTGACCGTTGGCTGGCGTCATAA
- the mlaD gene encoding outer membrane lipid asymmetry maintenance protein MlaD → MSTVRETAVGLFVLFGLVCVAYLTIKLGKMEVFSQQGFELSANFDSVSGLRVGADIEMAGVPVGRVVSISLDPDPVRNQAVVRLRLDKDLKLSDDSIASILTSGLIGDKYVSLSRGGSGHILAAGDTITETESAVDLGSLIGKYAFGGVK, encoded by the coding sequence ATGAGTACTGTTCGTGAAACCGCTGTGGGCCTTTTTGTCCTGTTCGGCCTTGTATGCGTTGCCTACCTGACCATCAAGCTGGGCAAGATGGAAGTTTTCAGCCAGCAGGGCTTTGAACTTTCTGCCAACTTTGATTCTGTTTCCGGCCTGCGGGTCGGAGCGGATATTGAAATGGCCGGGGTGCCGGTGGGCCGCGTGGTAAGCATTAGCCTTGACCCGGACCCGGTGCGCAATCAGGCTGTAGTGCGCCTGCGGCTCGACAAAGACCTGAAACTTTCGGATGACAGCATCGCCTCCATCCTCACCAGCGGGCTTATCGGCGACAAATACGTCAGCCTTTCGCGCGGTGGGTCGGGGCATATCCTTGCGGCTGGCGACACAATTACTGAAACGGAATCCGCCGTTGACCTCGGTTCCCTCATCGGCAAGTACGCCTTCGGAGGAGTCAAATAG
- a CDS encoding ABC transporter substrate-binding protein: MTIHAITRHIAAGFLLALLTVALLPGAASASSPAQLALETSINRILGSIKNPDYVNPATRGPLRQQIEDEVLHIFDFKEFSSRTVGPRWGTFSPTQQQQFSDAFAELLLNTYLSKIDGYNGEQVVYTGEVSSPKGDRTEVRTIITMKDSKKVPVAYRMLPKNGSWLVYDVLIENISLVKNYRTQFQDILNTGTPDQLIAKVKAKAQEVRQGNGQ, translated from the coding sequence ATGACCATTCATGCGATCACACGCCATATAGCCGCAGGCTTTCTGCTTGCGTTGCTGACAGTTGCGCTGCTGCCCGGCGCGGCCAGTGCGAGTTCTCCTGCGCAGCTGGCGCTGGAGACTTCCATCAACCGTATCCTCGGCTCCATCAAGAACCCCGACTACGTCAATCCTGCAACGCGCGGCCCGCTGCGCCAGCAGATTGAAGATGAAGTCCTGCATATTTTTGATTTCAAAGAATTTTCTTCGCGCACTGTGGGGCCGCGCTGGGGTACATTCAGCCCAACGCAGCAACAGCAGTTCAGCGATGCCTTTGCCGAACTGCTCCTGAATACCTACCTGAGCAAGATTGACGGCTACAATGGCGAACAGGTCGTGTACACTGGCGAAGTTTCGTCCCCCAAAGGCGACCGCACCGAAGTGCGCACAATCATCACCATGAAGGACTCGAAAAAAGTCCCCGTGGCTTACCGCATGCTCCCCAAAAACGGTTCTTGGCTTGTTTATGACGTGCTGATTGAAAATATCAGCCTGGTCAAAAACTATCGCACCCAGTTTCAGGACATTCTGAACACCGGCACCCCTGACCAGCTTATTGCAAAGGTCAAGGCCAAGGCGCAGGAGGTCCGGCAGGGCAATGGCCAGTAA
- a CDS encoding VacJ family lipoprotein, with the protein MASNYSPTLPGHLYVPGFLLAALLCLWHAPASAAPSQAPAPSTVYGKAPQLQPGAITVTPYGTMNSDNTLDDYDNEPIQSISDPIEPWNRFWFHFNDIFFLYVAKPAYTAWETVTPHQLRSGLKNFFSNLLFPVRFVNNILQFRFFEAGVEFGRFIINTTSSAGFADVAKGHKTIVPVDPTGEDFGQTLGRWGLGHGFYIVWPIIGPSSARDTVGRAGDLFADPLFYLQPTELGLGVGGGLRFNALGDVLPLYEDLNTVAVDPYIAMREAYVNFRKAQVLH; encoded by the coding sequence ATGGCCAGTAACTATTCACCAACACTGCCGGGGCATCTCTATGTACCCGGTTTCCTGCTGGCAGCACTGCTGTGCTTGTGGCATGCGCCAGCCAGCGCTGCCCCCAGCCAGGCGCCTGCGCCCTCCACTGTGTACGGCAAAGCGCCACAGCTTCAGCCTGGGGCCATTACAGTAACGCCCTACGGGACCATGAATTCAGACAACACCCTGGACGACTACGACAACGAACCGATCCAGAGTATTTCTGACCCCATTGAACCATGGAACAGGTTCTGGTTCCATTTCAACGACATTTTCTTCCTCTATGTTGCCAAGCCCGCCTACACGGCATGGGAAACAGTTACGCCGCACCAGTTGCGCTCCGGGTTGAAAAATTTCTTTTCCAACCTTCTGTTCCCTGTGCGTTTTGTGAACAATATTCTGCAGTTCCGCTTTTTTGAAGCGGGGGTGGAATTTGGGCGCTTTATTATCAACACCACTTCCAGCGCGGGCTTTGCCGATGTGGCAAAGGGACACAAAACTATTGTGCCCGTTGATCCCACCGGCGAAGACTTTGGTCAGACGCTCGGACGCTGGGGACTTGGGCATGGTTTCTACATTGTCTGGCCCATCATTGGCCCAAGCTCTGCGCGCGACACTGTAGGCCGCGCTGGCGATCTGTTTGCCGACCCGCTTTTCTATCTGCAGCCCACGGAACTGGGCCTTGGTGTTGGCGGCGGCCTGCGGTTCAACGCCCTTGGCGATGTGCTGCCCCTGTATGAAGACCTGAACACCGTAGCTGTTGACCCCTACATAGCCATGCGCGAGGCCTATGTGAATTTCCGCAAGGCGCAGGTATTGCACTAG